A part of Leishmania panamensis strain MHOM/PA/94/PSC-1 chromosome 34 sequence genomic DNA contains:
- a CDS encoding U5 snRNA-associated splicing factor (TriTrypDB/GeneDB-style sysID: LpmP.34.3830) — MSAAAPPGFAEAVSGPPGFEDEDDFADVNSALLAEMEKEEQKESRKRQILTWQRMNTERYGFRSAYRAAVGEKDLMPPEFIRKVVKDNGDLGGKRFKSERKLCVGMLPYMPLALFKLLENMPMPWEEARYVTVVYHVGGVLTIVDDTPTVAEPLYLSRWGSMWTKMRANKVELLQEGGGFRRAVHKGDENEPPLDFADYLMDRVPPPPVRDDLDEEDNAGIAGWFYDPFPRLVAPNQIRGPRRPNGYYFTIDVIEALYRNASPILPTLDDRSYFYLWDLKSFYSAKAMHLSIPRGPKFEAPPAIRVKQDEDDDWTEFNDLRRIIHRDNPRKPRFTMLTERQIAFPFLYGSVVDGVELGPYHYPATVRVENDDPELPCFTFHPSLNAIKAVERNYTDVPRAQAVLCSSTWDRAGVQHAEGAVDVPLELPDDFEPFLAALPLEQPNTKTGLSLLFAPAPYNSFEGGMKRRIDVPLCDKWYQDPPDLLTTDDRDKILRSYTQLLKHHVKRSLQHTVRQRGSAAAASAAAADMSAIQEKHRLQKMAEMRYFSKTRMEWLEAALQVMRQGHNMLAQLINMKCLPYVHIDYNFEAKPTRTLTTKEIKKSRLGPAFHMIRELLGFMKRLIDMHVMYRLGSTDALQLADATQYLFSHVGVLTGVYRYKLRALRQIKRSRDLKHMLYSKFNVGGVPSGPGNGFWGPAWRVWVFFMRGMTPLLQRYLSNLTDRVLHGRVQKGKTTGKKITRQRVEPDKDVNIKEAFRRELREMLPDSVKGSVIVTMDQHMNEAFRHWRAGIPWSVPGLARPLADLVGKYVKLRSEEYIRTTQLQRRRIAEGDTVDKQAFMKNLGRLTRLKLMDEQRRQRRYMTGEDAATILSPDEATEIYRMMANWLNDRGFKKIPFPDPSKTAELSLLQLSLNRLRDQHNIANRLTANQREEQARIEESFNAPHEALSRIVDALAHQRRFKNVEVEYMDNFSHLYPLYTVVPQEKMIDSFLDQYLWYKTMNVQRLFPNWVKPSDVEPLPQLLYKWCEGINNIPDLWDVSHDESVVLLHSNLEDAFYDNVDWTFFRPMLELIMDKSLVDYVVSRHDVVVEFKDMSYHHYKGLIRGFMFSPFLAQYWGLVMDVLLLGTQRSKEIAGTAVKPNPFMSFFRDPYLATSHPIRAYCRYKNEVYIVIRYTKTEADEVRRRYLEETKSDPEMHAINASVYGFKNAKEWPRDARMRLFLSDVNLARAVLWEFRGRLPPSMATINDANSFVSVYSKDNPNLLFEMAGFSVRLLPVVRTEAEILENESMWSLRNNTTKDISCRAFLQVTKEHINMIRNKARRTVMMVGSSTFHSIAAKWNALITEIVPYYREAILGTEELQAILARAEHRMQARVMMALNSRAKSRFPPAMFYAPSDLGGLGMLSVGHSLIPAKDTIYSRTTSTGVQFFYAGLTNEEGIPIPNVLQYYTPWEAEIKESEKAWLEFRTREREAKARGGRVSLDDIEDIIDKGIPRIRVRFSRHAPLFHFDTGFRVRMEFQRYLAGKYLKNWWFHMEHDGNICGGVMERYRADMNNALGGVEAILEHSLFKGTGFPSWEGIEFDRSGGFENTKKDTKLAKQQRAGLSKVPNQRFALWWSPTINRSDIQAGFESKVETTGVFMCGKLETIKKSLIKIFSGSLWEKSHGAVVNDVASKLKDSLIDLGAASITLQQQHPQKSYTFTSSAADVILVSAARWSVPSKPTSLADEVGDVYQQNTTSKFWIDVQLRWGNYDSHNIAEYARKKFYEYSTARMYPFPAGIVVAIDLAYNCHSAFGYWIPGMKLFMSKLMPVIMKNNITLNTLRDRMKRDLGLFSSAPTEASLSDTNIAELFSSGMRTWIVDDSATYVTSEQPTPDGGKKFKSENGAVLVFEPVSGSLKMSVVHRSVFAGQKRRSKLAREKAAEEIASWLRSCPPSERPGKIIVTRSRFRQTLHNMLVLDYPNIIIGQSDLNLPLPMVLRHSRLVELRIAAMESKGWEFCIYDDWQQSLQFQPITCFNLLNLVLRGYHINLQRTRQILVPDLHVEVSAAHFWPTYATRQEWEQVSIRLQEMIIADAARRMNVSPKDFTEKEKEGILLGKRMTNLEIQQEEIKEIEAMRRTKLVEAQTVSVVTSSGDVVKRKVKAAFDFGATAFNNNWRPRSLADAAFLDENTTITFDAAGATGASDQLIFSEDAVQKLLACCDVKVQCCAYMFGHALPDSPNIKEVLCVMIPPQFGTAVEARTPPRIPYDAAPLREANLSFLGLMRIGESEAQLTSHDLALQARALIANEGMVPQGFLTAVLEMSEEGVIVRCYSTTADGIAWAQVEYERLLKKTPEATDPVFSSPCRGTLSSEVRSFFLVPVERVWNYYFKGALWRENTEYDVVVDLPLHFFDALHRPDHFLNFTRMGDDAEVMDEADPNDVFGS, encoded by the coding sequence GTCGGCGGCGTTCTCACGATCGTGGATGACACCCCCACGGTGGCGGAGCCGCTCTATCTGTCGCGGTGGGGCTCTATGTGGACAAAGATGCGCGCCAACAAGGTAGAGCTCCTACAAGAGGGTGGTGGCTTCAGGCGCGCGGTGCACAAAGGAGACGAAAACGAGCCGCCACTGGACTTCGCCGACTACCTAATGGACCgcgtgccgccaccgccggtgcGCGATGATCTcgatgaggaggacaacGCTGGCATTGCGGGCTGGTTTTACGACCCTTTCCCACGCCTGGTGGCTCCCAACCAGATCCGTGGCCCTCGGCGGCCGAATGGGTACTACTTCACCATTGATGTGATAGAGGCGCTGTACCGTAACGCGTCGCCCATTCTGCCGACGCTCGATGACCGCAGCTACTTTTACCTCTGGGATCTCAAGTCCTTCTACTCTGCCAAAGCGATGCACTTGTCCATCCCCCGCGGCCCAAAGTTCGAGGCCCCACCTGCCATTCGTGTGAagcaggacgaggacgacgactgGACGGAGTTCAACGACCTGCGCCGCATCATCCACCGCGACAACCCACGCAAGCCGCGCTTTACGATGCTGACGGAGCGGCAGATTGCCTTTCCGTTCCTGTATGGCTCGGTGGTAGACGGAGTCGAGCTGGGACCGTATCACTACCCGGCAACGGTGCGCGTCGAAAACGATGACCCCGAGCTGCCGTGCTTCACGTTCCACCCCTCGCTGAATGCAATCAAAGCGGTGGAGAGGAATTACACCGATGTGCCGCGCGCGCAGGCTGTGTTGTGCTCCTCTACCTGGGATCGCGCGGGCGTCCAGCATGCTGAAGGTGCCGTGGACGTACCGTTGGAGCTGCCGGACGACTTTGAGCCGTTTCTGGCTGCGCTCCCGCTGGAGCAGCCCAACACGAAGACAGGcctgtcgctgctcttcgctcCGGCGCCTTACAATTCCTTTGAGGGAGGCATGAAGCGGCGCATCGATGTGCCGCTGTGCGACAAGTGGTACCAGGATCCACCAGACCTGCTCACGACGGACGACCGCGACAAAATTCTGCGCAGTTACACCCAGCTGCTCAAGCACCATGTGAAGCGGTCTCTGCAGCACACCGTGCGCCAACGgggcagtgccgccgccgcatcagcggcagcggcggacaTGAGCGCCATACAGGAGAAGCATCGTCTGCAGAAGATGGCAGAGATGCGGTACTTTTCCAAGACACGCATGGAGTGGCtagaagcggcgctgcaggtgatGCGGCAGGGTCACAACATGCTTGCTCAGCTCATCAACATGAAGTGCCTGCCATATGTGCACATTGACTACAACTTCGAAGCGAAGCCGACCCGCACGCTGACGACGAAGGAGATCAAGAAGAGCCGCCTTGGCCCCGCGTTTCACATGATCCGCGAGTTACTGGGCTTCATGAAGCGGCTCATTGACATGCATGTGATGTATCGGCTAGGGTCGACGGATGCGCTGCAGTTGGCGGACGCTACCCAGTACCTCTTCTCCCACGTTGGCGTGCTGACTGGCGTGTACCGCTACAAGCTGCGGGCGTTACGGCAGATCAAGCGGAGTCGTGACCTCAAGCACATGCTGTATAGCAAATTCAACGTTGGCGGCGTGCCCAGTGGGCCTGGAAACGGTTTCTGGGGTCCCGCGTGGCGCGTGTGGGTATTCTTTATGCGTGGCATGACGCCGCTACTGCAGCGTTACCTGAGCAACCTGACCGATCGCGTGCTGCACGGCCGTGTGCAGAAGGGGAAGACTACCGGCAAGAAAATCACGCGTCAGCGGGTCGAGCCAGACAAGGACGTGAACATCAAGGAAGCGTTCCGCcgtgagctgcgcgagatgCTGCCGGACAGCGTCAAGGGTTCGGTCATTGTGACGATGGACCAGCACATGAACGAGGCTTTCCGGCACTGGCGCGCCGGCATACCGTGGAGCGTGCCTGGGCTTGCGAGGCCACTGGCGGACCTCGTTGGCAAGTACGTGAAGCTGCGCTCGGAGGAGTACATCCGCACTACGCAGCTGCAACGACGTCGCATTGCGGAGGGGGATACGGTAGACAAGCAGGCCTTCATGAAAAACCTAGGGCGCTTGACGCGGCTGAAGCTCATggatgagcagcgccgccagcgtcggTACATGACTGGCGAGGACGCCGCCACGATTCTGTCGCCCGATGAGGCGACAGAGATTTACCGCATGATGGCGAACTGGCTAAATGACCGCGGCTTCAAGAAGATCCCCTTCCCAGACCCGTCCAAGACAGCAGAGCTGTCGTTACTGCAGCTTTCCCTCAATAGACTGCGTGACCAGCACAACATCGCGAACCGGCTTACGGCGAACCAGCGTGAGGAGCAGGCTCGCATCGAGGAGTCCTTCAACGCGCCCCACGAGGCCCTATCCAGGATTGTAGACGCCCTGGCTCACCAACGCCGCTTCAAGAACGTCGAGGTAGAGTACATGGACAACTTTTCACACCTATACCCGCTCTACACTGTCGTGCCACAGGAGAAGATGATTGACTCCTTCCTCGACCAGTACCTCTGGTACAAGACCATGAatgtgcagcgcctcttcccaAACTGGGTGAAGCCGTCCGATGtggagccgctgccgcagctgctgtatAAGTGGTGTGAGGGTATTAATAACATCCCTGACCTCTGGGACGTGTCGCACGACGAGTCTGTGGTGCTGTTGCACAGCAACTTGGAGGATGCCTTCTATGATAACGTGGACTGGACCTTCTTCCGTCCGATGCTGGAGCTGATCATGGACAAGTCTCTTGTCGACTACGTTGTGAGTCGGCACGATGTAGTGGTGGAATTCAAGGACATGAGTTACCATCACTACAAGGGACTGATCCGCGGCTTCATGTTTTCGCCATTCCTGGCGCAGTACTGGGGGCTCGTGAtggatgtgctgctgctcggcacACAACGAAGCAAGGAGATAGCCGGCACGGCGGTGAAGCCAAACCCATTCATGTCTTTCTTCCGCGATCCCTACCTCGCCACGTCGCACCCGATTCGCGCGTACTGCAGGTACAAGAACGAGGTCTACATTGTGATACGCTACACCAAGACGGAGGCGGATGAGGTGCGTCGTCGCTACCTGGAGGAGACTAAGTCGGATCCGGAGATGCATGCCATCAACGCATCAGTCTACGGATTCAAGAACGCGAAGGAGTGGCCACGCGACGCACGGATGCGTCTTTTCCTGTCCGACGTAAACCTGGCACGCGCGGTGCTGTGGGAGTTTCGCGGCCGCCTGCCACCGTCGATGGCGACCATCAATGACGCAAACAGCTTCGTCAGCGTCTACTCTAAGGACAACCCCAACCTGCTCTTTGAAATGGCAGGCTTCTCTGTGCGACTGCTGCCGGTGGTGCGGACCGAGGCGGAAATCCTCGAGAACGAGTCTATGTGGAGTCTGCGCAATAACACCACCAAGGACATATCCTGCCGAGCCTTCCTGCAGGTGACGAAGGAGCACATCAACATGATCCGCAACAAGGCGCGCCGCACTGTAATGATGGTCGGCAGTTCCACCTTTCACAGCATTGCGGCAAAGTGGAACGCGCTGATTACGGAGATTGTGCCGTACTATCGCGAGGCGATTCTCGGGACGGAGGAGTTGCAGGCAATCCTGGCGCGCGCGGAGCACCGCATGCAGGCACGCGTGATGATGGCGCTGAATTCGCGCGCCAAGTCGCGATTTCCACCGGCAATGTTCTACGCCCCCTCTGACCTCGGCGGCCTCGGCATGCTCTCCGTTGGACACTCTCTCATTCCTGCGAAGGATACTATATATTCAAGGACAACCAGCACCGGCGTCCAGTTCTTCTACGCCGGTCTTACCAACGAGGAGGGTATCCCTATCCCCAACGTGCTGCAGTACTACACGCCATGGGAAGCAGAGAtaaaggagagcgagaaagcaTGGCTGGAGTTCCGCACCCGCGAGCGGGAGGCCAAGGCGCGTGGTGGTCGCGTGTCGCTAGACGACATCGAGGACATCATCGACAAGGGCATCCCGCGCATCCGCGTGCGCTTCTCACGACACGCACCGCTCTTCCACTTTGACACCGGCTTCCGAGTCCGCATGGAGTTCCAGCGATACCTGGCTGGCAAGTACCTGAAGAACTGGTGGTTTCACATGGAGCACGACGGCAACATCTGCGGCGGCGTGATGGAGCGCTACCGCGCTGACATGAACAACGCCCTCGGTGGGGTTGAGGCGATTTTGGAGCACAGTCTTTTCAAGGGGACGGGCTTCCCATCATGGGAGGGCATTGAGTTTGACCGATCTGGCGGCTTCGAAAACACAAAGAAGGATACAAAActggcgaagcagcagcgtgctgGTTTGAGCAAGGTGCCGAACCAGCGGTTTGCACTGTGGTGGAGTCCTACGATCAACCGCTCCGACATCCAGGCCGGCTTCGAGTCGAAGGTGGAGACGACAGGTGTCTTCATGTGTGGTAAGCTGGAGACTATCAAAAAGTCCCTCATCAAGATCTTCAGCGGCTCTCTCTGGGAGAAGTCGCACGGCGCCGTCGTGAACGATGTAGCAAGCAAGCTGAAGGACAGCCTCATCGACCTCGGCGCGGCCTCCATAACgttgcaacagcagcacccacaAAAATCCTACACCTTTACGAGCTCCGCTGCCGATGTCATCTTGGTGAGCGCGGCACGCTGGTCGGTGCCGTCGAAGCCGACCAGTCTCGCCGACGAGGTCGGCGATGTGTATCAACAGAACACAACCTCGAAGTTCTGGATCGATGTGCAGCTGCGATGGGGAAACTACGATAGCCACAACATCGCCGAGTACGCGAGGAAGAAGTTCTACGAGTACTCAACGGCGCGCATGTATCCGTTTCCTGCTGGCATCGTCGTTGCGATCGACCTGGCGTACAACTGCCACAGCGCGTTTGGCTACTGGATCCCTGGCATGAAGTTGTTCATGAGTAAGCTGATGCCCGTGATTATGAAGAACAATATAACCCTCAACACGCTGCGCGACCGCATGAAGCGTGACCTAGGACTGTTCAGCTCTGCCCCGACCGAGGCGAGCCTGTCCGACACAAACATTGCTGAGCTGTTCTCCAGTGGGATGCGCACGTGGATCGTGGACGACAGCGCCACGTACGTGACGAGCGAGCAGCCGACCCCGGACGGCGGCAAGAAGTTCAAGTCCGAGAATGGTGCTGTTCTGGTCTTTGAGCCCGTCTCTGGTTCTTTGAAGATGAGTGTAGTGCACCGGAGCGTCTTTGCCGGGCAGAAGCGTCGCTCAAAGCTGGCGCGCGAGAAGGCAGCGGAAGAGATCGCGTCGTGGCTGCGTAGCTGCCCGCCTAGCGAGCGTCCGGGCAAGATCATCGTCACCCGCTCACGTTTCCGCCAGACGCTGCATAACATGTTGGTACTAGACTACCCGAACATAATCATTGGCCAAAGTGACTTGAACCTTCCGCTGCCGATGGTGCTGCGTCACAGTCGCCTCGTTGAGCTGCGCATTGCGGCGATGGAAAGCAAGGGATGGGAGTTCTGCATCTACGACGACTGGCAGCAGAGTCTGCAGTTCCAGCCGATCACGTGCTTCAACCTACTGAATCTGGTCTTGCGTGGATACCACATCAACCTGCAGCGCACCCGGCAGATTCTCGTGCCTGATCTGCACGTCGAGGTAAGCGCGGCTCACTTCTGGCCCACGTACGCGACCCGCCAGGAATGGGAGCAGGTGTCCATTCGGCTACAGGAGATGATCATCGCTGACGCCGCGCGCCGCATGAACGTAAGCCCGAAGGATTTtacagaaaaggagaaggaggggatTCTGCTGGGCAAGCGAATGACCAACTTGGAGATTCAGCAGGAGGAGATAAAGGAAATTGAGGCCATGCGGCGCACAAAGCTTGTAGAGGCACAGACGGTCAGCGTTGtcacgagcagcggcgacgtcgtgAAGCGCAAGGTGAAGGCCGCCTTTGATTTCGGAGCGACGGCGTTTAACAACAACTGGCGCCCCCGCTCCTTGGCCGATGCTGCCTTTCTTGACGAGaacaccaccatcaccttcgacgccgctggcgccacTGGGGCAAGCGACCAGCTCATCTTCTCCGAGGATGCGGTTCAGAAGTTGCTGGCGTGCTGCGACGTCAAGGTGCAGTGCTGTGCGTACATGTTTGGCCATGCTCTGCCAGACTCGCCAAACATCAAGGAGGTGCTATGTGTCATGATCCCGCCACAGTTTGGGACGGCTGTCGAGGCCCGCACACCGCCCCGCATTCCATATGacgcggcgccactgcgggAGGCGAACCTGTCTTTTTTGGGACTCATGAGGATTGGCGAgagtgaggcgcagctgacCTCGCACGACCTCGCGCTCCAGGCGCGTGCGCTGATCGCGAACGAGGGGATGGTGCCGCAAGGGTTTCTGACTGCCGTTCTGGAGAtgtcggaggagggggtaATAGTGCGGTGCtacagcaccaccgcagacGGCATTGCATGGGCGCAGGTCGAGTACGAGCGACTGCTCAAGAAGACTCCGGAGGCAACCGACCCGGTGTTCTCCTCTCCGTGCCGTGGCACCCTTTCCTCAGAGGTGCGAAGCTTTTTCCTGGTGCCGGTAGAGCGGGTCTGGAACTACTACTTCAAGGGGGCACTGTGGCGCGAGAACACCGAGTACGATGTCGTCGTCGACTTGCCGTTGCACTTCTTCGACGCACTCCACCGCCCGGACCACTTCCTTAACTTTACTCGCATGGGTGACGACGCCGAGGTGATGGATGAGGCAGACCCAAACGATGTGTTCGGCAGCTAG
- a CDS encoding hypothetical protein (TriTrypDB/GeneDB-style sysID: LpmP.34.3840) yields the protein MRGMSESDWRRLHSRVIPNRVPLLEFKSIISDGTVHDHYLAKDLHKIMQELRDLLYEHGELREASVLPLTGRKQELSRAAATAVRLIDSDRDGTPALRRSPDISLTSTRALGGHHGPTSPTFGSASDLRLSDCRRGSTEDALSPQLLQTTASALLISPRRSSRVLPLTDHIQEEGQPQISALSLSTALQPTVSLPLPPIASSTTSSSPACTREADVSRGGSTYLAHTSAGTVSLGSSTRLSTSWTTKARTASTVAHNAATPHASVGAPSTSSVATTVPPSLLTVSLSTSSSNEIAQLNESAPPFFRILSVPRRFQLRFGSSTVRFDIPVQYVDAVNSRQLRVYMIPLRHPNTPARWPTAKEIVVYVNKQCVMTPWKRSWPDREREVAETYLPLDITYLLSRNTDIQHVQVDIHNKEYQTPAILAVVQLRSLEEVTESVLSSRLGCRTAVQARQVLLSSLSSADALTSTSSAGLLLSNNAAIYRTYAAIMADDEDDDGLEMDDPVITTKCPISQLPLFVPVRGSRCTHLQCVDLDSFLVSSNKASYWNCALCDAEMRPCDVRVDTILWGYLCTFASADAYPLYLRLSARTAPKEGEARYHWHPSTRTGESADVILDDSESDSEIGRRRDPPLASGPPAASVGASSIEAAAPCSEATSVSASNRAQLPMPSAASHRDKTWAEGVGHWRKRDRDDNSPTEESRGTADDPIEL from the coding sequence ATGCGTGGCATGTCCGAGAGCGactggcggcggctgcatAGCCGCGTTATCCCCAATCGTGTTCCGCTGCTGGAGTTTAAGAGCATCATTTCGGACGGTACCGTGCACGACCACTATCTTGCGAAAGATCTTCACAAGATAATGCAAGAGCTTCGTGATCTACTGTACGAACACGGAGAGCTGCGTGAGGCCTCCGTGCTTCCCTTGACTGGGAGGAAACAGGAGCTGtcgcgcgcggcggcgacggcagtgcgGCTGATAGACTCTGACCGCGATGGCACTCCAGCTCTGCGTCGCTCCCCCGACATCAGTTTGACTTCAACAAGGGCGCTAGGTGGCCACCATGgccccacctcccccacttTCGGCAGTGCCAGTGACCTCCGACTCTCCGATTGTAGGAGAGGCAGCACTGAGGATGCACTCTCACCCCAGCTGCTTCAAACAACGGCGTCAGCTTTGCTCATCAGTCCTCGGCGGTCGTCACGGGTGCTGCCACTCACAGACCACATTCAAGAGGAGGGGCAACCTCAaatctctgctctctctctcagcacggcgctgcagcctACGGTTTCACTTCCTTTGCCGCCAATAGCTTCCTCTACCACCTCTTCATCCCCAGCGTGTACTCGAGAGGCGGACGTGTCTCGTGGCGGCAGTACTTATCTtgcacacacaagcgccgGCACAGTGTCATTGGGGTCGTCAACGCGCTTATCGACGTCGTGGACGACCAAGGCGCGCACTGCCTCCACAGTTGCTCACAATGCCGCGACCCCGCACGCTTCAGTGGGGGCGCCATCTACTTCTTCAGTGGCCACAACAGTACCGCCGTCTCTGTTGACTGTGTCGCTTTCGACGTCCTCATCGAACGAGATCGCGCAGTTGAACGagtcggcgccgccgttcTTTCGAATCCTGAGCGTACCGCGCAGATTTCAGCTCCGCTTTGGCTCGTCAACGGTGCGGTTCGATATTCCAGTTCAGTATGTCGACGCCGTCAATAGCCGTCAACTCCGCGTCTACATGATTCCGCTGCGGCATCCCAACACACCAGCGCGGTGGCCGACAGCGAAGGAGATCGTGGTGTATGTGAACAAGCAGTGTGTCATGACGCCGTGGAAGCGATCATGGCCGGACCGTGAGCGGGAGGTTGCCGAGACGTACCTGCCATTGGACATCACTTACCTGCTCAGTCGCAACACTGATATCCAGCATGTGCAGGTGGACATTCACAACAAGGAGTACCAGACGCCGGCTATTctggcagtggtgcagctACGCTCGTTGGAGGAAGTGACGGAGTCTGTGCTGTCCTCACGGCTGGGGTGCCGGACTGCTGTGCAGGCAAGGCaagtgctgctgagcagcctGTCTAGCGCCGATGCGCTCACATCAACATCGTCTGCAGGTCTACTGCTGTCAAACAATGCGGCGATTTATCGCACCTACGCGGCGATAATggcagacgacgaggatgacgacggcCTCGAGATGGACGATCCCGTCATCACCACAAAGTGCCCCATTTCCcagctgcctctcttcgtcCCAGTGCGTGGCAGCCGGTGCACCCATCTTCAGTGCGTCGATCTCGATTCGTTTCTTGTGAGCAGCAACAAAGCCTCCTACTGGAACTGTGCGCTGTGTGACGCTGAAATGCGACCGTGTGATGTGCGCGTGGATACCATTCTGTGGGGCTACTTGTGCACCTTTGCGTCGGCGGACGCCTACCCGCTGTACCTGCGCTTGTCTGCACGTACTGCGccaaaagagggggaggcgaggtaCCACTGGCATCCCTCAACCCGCACCGGCGAGAGCGCTGACGTCATCTTGGATGATagcgagagcgacagcgaGATCGGGCGAAGAAGGGATCCACCGTTGGCCTCAGGACCTCCAGCGGCCTCTGTAGGCGCAAGCTCCATAGAGGCCGCTGCGCCGTGTAGCGAAGCGACTTCGGTGTCGGCCTCTAACAGGGCACAGCTCCCGATGCCCTCAGCCGCTTCTCATAGAGATAAGACTTGGGCAGAGGGCGTGGGGCATTGGCGGAAGCGTGACCGTGACGACAACTCGCCAACCGAGGAGTCGCGCGGGACAGCTGATGATCCAATCGAACTCTGA